The sequence ACGTCTACCTGGGATCGAGCCGAATGTGGGATTTCATTTCGACCACGTCGATAAACCTGTTGCGGCCGCTTGCTGGATTGCGAATAGGACGGCTGGATCTTGCGCCGCTCGCCGGAATCGTGATCGTCCTGGCCATCGGGAATATGCTGGCGATCGTTCGCTGGATCGCGGGATGGCGGTGGTTTTCAGGAAGCGGATTCAGCAGGTTTATCGAGCAGATGATTCTCTGGCCTCGTTGATCGCGCGCTACGGCTCTACTGCGGCGTGCCTTTTGGCAATTTGACGGTGACGGTGGTGCCCGATCCCAATTCGCTTTGAATGGCAAGCGTTCCGCCGTGAAGTTCCGTCAACCGCTTGCAAATCGTGAGCCCTAGACCCAAGCCCTGCTGCTCGTGCATCTTGCGATCAAACTGCATGTAGGCGCCAACCTTGTTGATGTGTTCGGTGGAAAGTCCGCGTCCACGGTCTGCCACTGTCAGCACCACGTGCGCGTCAGATTCCGCCAGCGTCACGCGCACCGTCGATCCCTGCTGTGAAAACTTCAGCGCGTTCTGGACAAGTTCGCCCACAATCTTCCCGAGATATTCCTCTGACATCGGAACAGGGACTTCTGCGAGGTTCATCAAAACGTCATCGGGACGATTAGCCGTGTATGCCTGATCCTGAACCTGCTGTTCAATCAATGCAGTGGGCGATGCGGTTTGCTTGCGCAAGAGAGATTGCAATTTCTGGGGGTCAGTGCCGAGCAGTTCGAGCTGCGCAAAAATAAGGAAGTTTTCAACGAGATGTTCCAGCCGCTTTCCGGATTGGTAGATGACCTGGCCCATCTCGGAAATTTCCTGCGCCTGCAGCGTCGCCGCATCAGAAGTCAGGATTTCTCCATAGGCAAGAATTCCGTTCAGCGGAGTGCGCAACTCGTGCGGCAGCATCATGCTGATGTTTTCGCGCAGGTCAGCGAGCTTCTTTTCCGCCTCCTGGCGCACCACGTTCACCTTTTTCAGGCGCACGTCCACGGCGGCATACAGTGCTTCGATGGTGAAAGGTTTCGGGAGATAGTCGTCGGCGCCCAATTCCATCCCGTGCCGCATGCCTGCCTGGTCCGCCAGGCCTGTCATCAGGATGAACGGAATCGATGCCGTGGCAGGCTCGGCGCGGAGGGCGGATAAAGTCCGATACCCGTCGATTTTGTCCATATTGACGTCGCAAAGGATGAGATCGGGAAGTTCCCTCTTGGCGGCTTCAATCCCGGTTTCACCATTTTCGGCTTCGATTACCTCAAAACCGTTTTGGCGCAGCGCAAGATTGATCATTTCCCTGAGCCACTCCTCGTCGTCGATAACCAATATCTTTCGCATGCCGCTGATGAGCGTCTTATCGCAGATCACAGTCTGTCTATCAACTGGCAAAAATTGAGTCACTGGCAATTCACTTCCGCGCACGGGAGCCAAACAGCAATGGCTGTGCCCGGATAGAGGATTGGCGCTGCAAGTTCGCTGAGGAAAACAACTTCTGCCCGTCACATTCGAACAGAAATCGCCGGAAACAGCGAAAAGATGATGAATCCTAGCGGCGGGTGAATCCAATCGAGGAGTATTACTTCAACTGGCTGAGAATCTGGTCGGTGATGGCACGGACCATGGCTTCGGCGTCAGGATCGCACCCTGAAACTGGGGGAGCCGCGTCGCGCGTCGGAACCTGGCACGCCACGCCGGGGCGCCATTCCGCGTTGTCGCACAGCTCGCATTCTTTGAGATTGTAGCGCGGGTCCACGTAGCCAAGGCTTTGCTTGATCTTCAACAGGTCCTGCAGCTGCGTGCTCGTGAACGTATTCGGCGTGCGGCCAAGCTGCGCCGTCACCAGCAGCGTCCGGCAATACGCCTCGATGATTTCCATCCGCCAATACGCTTCCTCAATATTGTTGTGCGACCACGTCACCACGCCGTGGTTCGCCATCAGAATCGTGTTGTGCTTGTCGACGAGATCCGCGACGAGCTTGCCCATTTCTGGAGTGCCGGGCGTGCGATACGGCGCAATCGCGACGCTGGCGAACACCTCGTACTCGGGAATCATGCAGGTCGGCGGCACAACTCCCGCCACAGCAAATCCTGTTGCGTAAGGCGGATGGCAATGACACGTCGCGACGGCTTTCGGCTGGCGCTTCATGATCTGCAGATGCATCAGGATCTCGCTGGTGCGTTTCTTCGATCCGCACAACTGGTTTCCCTCGAAATCCACGAGGCACATGTCTTCGGGCTTCAGCGAACCCTTGCTCACGAGCGTGGGAGTGCAGATCGCGATGTCTTCGCCAACGCGAACGGCCATATTGCCGCCGTTGCCATCAACGTAGGCGCGCTGCCACAATCTGCGGCCCATTTCACAAATCTGCTCCTTCAAGCCATGCGCGTACGCCGAATTGAAGAAAGCCTCGAGCTCGGCTTTCGAACTCCTGGAGTTCAGCACTTTTGCCGGCGCCTCAGCTTTGGCTGATGAGCCGTTCACAGCTGCCGCTGGCGCAGAAGCGGTCGCACCGTTGCCGCGTTTCATTTCCTGGTCGCGCAAAAAGTCGCGCGCCGATGGCGTGAGAATCACGTTCTCAGGCAGCGCCTGGATGTTGCGGCCTTCTTGAACCATCTGTTCCAAATCTCGAACACTGATCACCTGTTTCATTCAATTCATCTTCCTCGAAGCGCCTGTTGAACCCGCGCTACGCCTGGGGTTTAAATGGGCTGTAAAAAATCTCGTCCACCAGCGCCGCGTCAATTGCATCGATGGGCGTTGGCTGATGGAACGGCGCGGTTGCCTCGGCGCCTTCGATGATCCCGATCGTCTGCCCCACGCCGCCACCGAGATCATCGTAAACCACGAGCGTCGGTTCACTGCTCATCCCGGCAGGCGTTTCCGTGCCACGCTGGTAATGCTCGCGGTTGAACGGGCTGACGATCAGCCAGCGGCCGCCTTCAAGCGCCGGAACGGTGACGCTCAGGGTGACGCGGCCAATGACAGTGCAGAGTCTCATTGCATTTATGATTTTTGATTTATGATGGATGATTTCGATCTGTCCGATGAGATCCAACTGCGGACCTGACTCAAATCATAGATCATAAATCGTAAATCATTTATGCTTTGGCCCATCACACAGGCACTCCGGGTTCCTTCTCATCCACAATCCCAACCACCATCCAGCGCGCCGGGCTCTTGCTGTCGCCCACGGTTTTCCGAGTCGCGGCGCCGTCTGACGAAAGAATCACCCGTTGATGCATTCCCGCGCCGTGCGGATCGATGGCCACCTGCGGCACACCTTCAGGCTCGCCCTGGTTGTTGATCGGCTGGCAAATGACGAGCCGCCATCCCTCGAAGCTCGGATGCTTCCGGGTTGCAACCACATTGCCTTCAACGCGGGCTAGCAACATGGGCTTTCTAGTAAATCCTCAGGTTATCCACCATTACGCACCGCCTGACACGTGTGAACGTTTTCGGGTTCGTAATGCCTTCACCCGTCGGCGTTGCGATCGAGAAGCTGAGGTAGCCTTCGCCACCCAACCCCAGGCCGGCAGGCGAGGCGCCGTTCTTCACGAACAAGGTCGTGTCCAACGCGCGTGCCATTGCGGTCATGTGCTCCACGTCGTGCGAGTGAATGATGCTCGTGTGCTTGTAATTGTGCTCAGCCTGCAGCGATCGTTCGATCCCTTCCTCGACGCTCTTGACGCGGACCACGGGGACCATCGGCATCATCTGCTCTTCCTGGACGAACAAATGGTTTGCTTCGGTTTCCGCGAAGAGCATCTGCGTGCCGGCTGGAACCTCGATCCCTGCCGCTTTCGCGAGCACCGTGGCGTCCTTTCCAATCAAATCGCGATTCACAGAAGCGTGGCCGCAGCCTCCGCCCTGCCCTTCCTTGATCGTGAAGGCGGCCTTCGTCAGGCGGTCCAACTGCGGTGAGTTCAACTTCACGGCCCCGTTCTCGGACATCCGCTGCATCAGCTTGTCTGCAACGCTGTCGAGCACGAACACTTCCTTCTCACCGATGCAGAGCAGGTTGTTGTCGAACGACGCGCCTTCAATGATGGCTTTCGCCGCGCGTGTCGGGCAGCAGGTGTCATCGACAAGAACCGGCGGATTGCCCGGACCCGCGCAGATGGCGCGCTTGCCTGATTGCATCGCCGCTTTCACAACCCCGGGGCCGCCCGTGACGCACAACAACCGCACAACTTCGTTTTCGCAAAGGGCCTTGAAGGATTCGAGCGTCGGCGTCTCGATGATCGTGATCAGGTTCTGGATTCCTGTTTCGCGTTCGATCGCCTTGTTGTATTCGCGAACGGCCAGCGCGGCGCATTTTGCGGCGCCGGGATGCGCATTGAAAACAACAGCATTCCCTGCGGCCACAATGTTAACGATGTTTCCGCTCAGCGTGGGAATCGAATGCGTGGAAGGCGTGATCGCCGCGACAACACCAAACGGGGTGTATTCCTCGAGGGTGATGCCATGATCGCCGCTGCGCGCGTCGGGACGCAGCCATTCGACGCCTGGGACGAGCTTGATGATCTGCAGCTTGGCAATCTTGTGATCGAGGCGCCCAATCTTCGTCTCCTCAAGCTCGATGCGGCCCCACTCGGCGGCATTTTTTTCAGCGAGCGTTTTGACGATCTCAACCACCTTCGCGCGCGCCGCCATGCCTTTCCGTTGCAATTGCGAAAAGCCGTGCTGGGCGGCAGCGCAAGCTTCGTTGGCATCGGCGAACACGCCATGCTTGCCCGCGCCTGTGCTGATGCTTCCGCCGCTCGCGAGATTGACGCGCTTGTCGCCGCAGCCGCAACCATTGCTGGCCGGCGCAGGCGCATTTCGCTGGGGCGATGCCGCCCCATTCAATCGTCCCAGCACTTCTGCCACAACATCCCGAATCAAAGTCTCGTTCACATTCATAACGTTCTACCCGCGAATGGGGTCGAATTGCGCCCGCTCATCCTTCAACAAGAGATGTGGTCCTGAATTGGTGTTCATTCGTGTTAATTCGTGGTTCAGCGCCGCGGCTCACGATTTAGCGCTGAAGATTTGTTTTCCGAACACATCGACTGTGTCCACGATCCC is a genomic window of Verrucomicrobiia bacterium containing:
- a CDS encoding hybrid sensor histidine kinase/response regulator, with product MICDKTLISGMRKILVIDDEEWLREMINLALRQNGFEVIEAENGETGIEAAKRELPDLILCDVNMDKIDGYRTLSALRAEPATASIPFILMTGLADQAGMRHGMELGADDYLPKPFTIEALYAAVDVRLKKVNVVRQEAEKKLADLRENISMMLPHELRTPLNGILAYGEILTSDAATLQAQEISEMGQVIYQSGKRLEHLVENFLIFAQLELLGTDPQKLQSLLRKQTASPTALIEQQVQDQAYTANRPDDVLMNLAEVPVPMSEEYLGKIVGELVQNALKFSQQGSTVRVTLAESDAHVVLTVADRGRGLSTEHINKVGAYMQFDRKMHEQQGLGLGLTICKRLTELHGGTLAIQSELGSGTTVTVKLPKGTPQ
- a CDS encoding class II aldolase/adducin family protein gives rise to the protein MKQVISVRDLEQMVQEGRNIQALPENVILTPSARDFLRDQEMKRGNGATASAPAAAVNGSSAKAEAPAKVLNSRSSKAELEAFFNSAYAHGLKEQICEMGRRLWQRAYVDGNGGNMAVRVGEDIAICTPTLVSKGSLKPEDMCLVDFEGNQLCGSKKRTSEILMHLQIMKRQPKAVATCHCHPPYATGFAVAGVVPPTCMIPEYEVFASVAIAPYRTPGTPEMGKLVADLVDKHNTILMANHGVVTWSHNNIEEAYWRMEIIEAYCRTLLVTAQLGRTPNTFTSTQLQDLLKIKQSLGYVDPRYNLKECELCDNAEWRPGVACQVPTRDAAPPVSGCDPDAEAMVRAITDQILSQLK
- a CDS encoding EutN/CcmL family microcompartment protein, producing the protein MRLCTVIGRVTLSVTVPALEGGRWLIVSPFNREHYQRGTETPAGMSSEPTLVVYDDLGGGVGQTIGIIEGAEATAPFHQPTPIDAIDAALVDEIFYSPFKPQA
- a CDS encoding EutN/CcmL family microcompartment protein, coding for MLLARVEGNVVATRKHPSFEGWRLVICQPINNQGEPEGVPQVAIDPHGAGMHQRVILSSDGAATRKTVGDSKSPARWMVVGIVDEKEPGVPV
- a CDS encoding aldehyde dehydrogenase family protein gives rise to the protein MNVNETLIRDVVAEVLGRLNGAASPQRNAPAPASNGCGCGDKRVNLASGGSISTGAGKHGVFADANEACAAAQHGFSQLQRKGMAARAKVVEIVKTLAEKNAAEWGRIELEETKIGRLDHKIAKLQIIKLVPGVEWLRPDARSGDHGITLEEYTPFGVVAAITPSTHSIPTLSGNIVNIVAAGNAVVFNAHPGAAKCAALAVREYNKAIERETGIQNLITIIETPTLESFKALCENEVVRLLCVTGGPGVVKAAMQSGKRAICAGPGNPPVLVDDTCCPTRAAKAIIEGASFDNNLLCIGEKEVFVLDSVADKLMQRMSENGAVKLNSPQLDRLTKAAFTIKEGQGGGCGHASVNRDLIGKDATVLAKAAGIEVPAGTQMLFAETEANHLFVQEEQMMPMVPVVRVKSVEEGIERSLQAEHNYKHTSIIHSHDVEHMTAMARALDTTLFVKNGASPAGLGLGGEGYLSFSIATPTGEGITNPKTFTRVRRCVMVDNLRIY